In Oxyura jamaicensis isolate SHBP4307 breed ruddy duck chromosome 21, BPBGC_Ojam_1.0, whole genome shotgun sequence, a single genomic region encodes these proteins:
- the UBE2J2 gene encoding ubiquitin-conjugating enzyme E2 J2: MSNNSNKRAPTTATQRLKQDYLRIKKDPVPYICAEPLPSNILEWHYVVRGPEMTPYEGGYYHGKLIFPREFPFKPPSIYMITPNGRFKCNTRLCLSITDFHPDTWNPAWSVSTILTGLLSFMVEKGPTLGSIETSEFTKRQLAAQSLAFNLKDKVFCELFPEVVEEIKQKQKAQEELNNRPPSLPLPDVVPDGEAHYGQNGIPLLNGHVPLAPANHPGLQQANRNHGLLGGALANLFVIVGFAAFAYTVKYVLRSIAQE, encoded by the exons ATGAGCAACAACAGTAATAAGAGAGCACCAACGACAGCAACACAGAGACTAAAACAAGACTACCTTCGAATTAAGAAAGATCCAGTGCCTTATATATGTGCAGAACCCCTCCCATCTAATATCCTTGAATG GCACTATGTTGTCCGGGGACCTGAAATGACTCCCTATGAAG GTGGCTATTATCATGGGAAACTAATATTCCCCAGAGAATTTCCTTTTAAACCTCCTAGTATTTATATGATTACACCTAATGGAAGGTTTAAGTGTAATACAAG GTTATGTCTTTCAATCACTGATTTCCACCCTGATACATGGAATCCAGCTTGGTCGGTCTCAACGATCTTGACGGGCCTTCTTAGTTTTATGGTGGAAAAAGGCCCCACACTGGGCAGCATAGAGACTTCAGAGTTCACA aaaagaCAACTTGCTGCACAAAGCttagcatttaatttaaaagataaagtCTTCTGTGAGCTCTTCCCTGAAGTGGTGGAG gagattaaacaaaaacagaaagcacaagAAGAGCTCAACAACAGACCTCCATCCCTCCCTTTACCAGATGTTGTCCCTGACGGGGAAGCACACTATGGTCAGAATGGAATACCCCTTCTTAACGGGCATGTTCCACTGGCACCTGCCAATCATCCAGGCCTCCAGCAGGCTAATCGTAACCATGGACTCTTAGGTGGAGCTTTGGCGAACTTGTTTGTTATAGTTGGTTTTGCAGCCTTTGCCTACACAGTCAAGTATGTACTGAGAAGCATAGCGCAAGAATga